The segment CTTGCAAGCTTGGTTGCATTTATAACCTAGGTTTACCTGAAGAATAGAAAGTGCCTTTTTTTTTACTCTTGGGAACGTATGATTAATCATGTTGCTACATGTTGGGAATTGTATAATGTTAAGTTCCTATGGATTTAAAACTAGGAAACTTCCTATGTATTAAATTTCTCATATCTTCTTTTCGCAAGATTAATAACCCACTCTATATATTCATTGTGCCCACCACTCATTATAACATCAAATTTTAATGGATCTTCTGCATCAGTAATACCCTCAAGACTTATACTAGAGGATGGTCTCTCTACTTCTCCATGACTGCTATCAACAAATATAATCTTATTCTGAGTTTGAAACTCTTCTCCTAATCTTTGAATAAGAGTAAGAAAACCTCTATCACTGCCACCTCTCAACCATTTTCTCTCTGATGAAGATTTGTTTGAAGTAATAGTATCTCCAACTCCTATAATCGTAGGCATAAATTTCTTGGGTATCTTGTTAATTGCCTCTCTAACACATTCTTCAACATTGTCAGGTGCAAACCTAACATTATAGTTTTCGCCAAAAGGAGATCTTTTATAAACTTGTTGGAAAAATTTGTTTAATAATACAAGTAAGCCTGCCTCTTTCAAAGCACCATTTATTATAATTTGAATATCAGTTGTGCCAATATCTCCAGATTTTGAATATTTAATAATCTCTTTTTTTCCATTTCTACCGAGATTAGGTGAAATATGTAGATGAAATGAATCCTCTAAACCTTTATGCTTTGCTTCTTCCATAACTTTTGCCATTACAGACTCCATAGCTTTTTGTAATTTGATTTGCATGTCAACCTGATTAGGCACGAGATTAAATAGCGAATTTAAATTTATAGCTGGTGAAAACCTGGTGTCACATATTGCTTTCTCCGCTTCTTTATGTAAATCATTAGCATCTAAGGATGGCATTAAAATATTTAACTCTTGATACATTAATTTTTTCATTGTTCTGGGTATCTCCTCCAAGAAAAATTTTTCTTCTTCACTTATTCCCTGACAACTACTTTCACCAAATTTATTTTGATATTCAACACCACAGGCAGCCAGACCAGGGAGATAAAGACCTTTTTCCTTGGCGCCCTTTTTAGAACCTATTGACCTTTCAATTATCCTATTCACCCCTCTGAAGCCTTCATGTTCCCCACAGGTTAGAACAGCAAATTCATTCCTAAATTTAGATACAGCTTGCACATAGTCTTTGTTTATTACTCTTTTGAGGGGGTCTTTAACTAATGGAATACAAACTCCATCAATATCTTGAACTATAAGAATATATTCTAATCTTTGAAGTTCTCTCAGGAGAGAGAGCTTCTTCTTCTCTTTGACTTCCATCTTAAAATACTACTTAAGATTTTATTGATGTAAGTATATTAAAGCCTTTTCTTAGACCGATATCTATATGTTTCATTATGATAGTTACCAAACTATAGTTAAATCTTAACTATTCTCTTCTGACATGCTAATGATTTATTATCAATTTTTAGCTAAAATAGTAAAATGCACTACCTTGATCTAAAAGGATTTAATTGAGCTTGATATTGCATGAGAAACAATTTTTTTGTTAATTCCAAAGACCCAGAATTAATTGCTTTAAGGCTAAAGCAATTAGAAGAAGGCAAAATAGGTTTTTATAGTGTTGGCTTGTATCCAGCTTCGCTTGCTTATAATTCTGCAATTCATACAGGTGGAGAAGATATTTTATTGGCTCCAAGGGAAGGACGAGATATTATGGGAGCTTTTGATGATTCTATCCTTTCGGGAATGGAAGATAAATACATAGACAAAGTTATAAATATGTCAACCCACACTGAACTACAAGGTTCAGTTATTAACTCCCTAGAATATTTATTCTTAAAATGTGAATTAGTTATCTTAAGTGCTAATAGTAATCATATAGAAGAAGATCTTATAAAAGCTATCGAAATTCGCAAGAATCTAAGCAGAGAAGAAGTTGTCATAGCATGTCTAGTAGGTTCATTTTGCTATGAGAAATCCTCATCTAAAGCATATTTACTTTGCCAAAAAGAGACAAACTTGGCTTTTTTTTCAGGTTTTCATAGGCATGGCGCTTTACGCAATCCAAGAGACAGCTTTACAGCAAATTTTTGTCATCCAGATGCTTTTACTGCCTTGTTTGGAGCTAGGTTGTTAGATAAAATTTCACCAAATATTCAGGTTGTTTCAGGTGTTCATAATTTAGAGGGCCAGTATGTTAAGGCCTCTAAGAACATGTCTTCAATTTTTGCAGGATTTGCTCATACATTTCATAAGGATAATCCAGGTTTGTTGCCTACATTGCTTACCTTGCTTTTAGATCAATGCCTAAATCAAGCAGCAATTGTTTCCATGAGTAGGCCTGATAGAAGCTCTTTATATTCCAAGCAGCCATTCCCGATAACTGAACTCGGTTATGGAGTGCAATTAATAGAGGCGGCTGTTATTAGAGACGGTGACATGCAGCAAGTGAGAGATCATACTTTCTCTCAGTTAACAGCAATGGTTGCAGATGTTAAAGGAAGCATGATGCTCCCCCAGGCTGGAAGCCCAACTCGCAATTTTCAAGTTGGTCAGGTTTTAGCTCAGAAGCTATTTGCACTTAAGCGTTGCCCTTTAGATATTGATGAGCTTTTTAATTGGTGTGATGATGCAGGCCTTAGGCGCGGTGGTTTAGAAGGTTTGACTTCTTTGCAATATTTACCTGAAATCCTTAAGGCTTATTTAATACCCTTTCAAGACTCTTCAATGATAACACTTTTATATATAAGTATTTTTGGCAGTAATGACTGTAAAAAGCTTGCTTACGAAGTCTTAACTGAAAGTAGAGAACTTATAGCTTATTGCAAAGAATCAGTAAAGCTATCTCAAGGTCAATACCTTTCTAAGCTATTAGATAATGCTCATATCGAAAAATCCAAAAATATTATTGTTAACTCTATTTTGAATAATTCTTTTTCATTGCTTGAATCTAATGATTATTTTATTGATTTAATTCCAGATGATATATCAAATGCATATAGTCATTCAGTAGAATTAATAAATATTATTCAAGCCGAATTGTTTTAAAGTCTTTTAATAAATGATTGATAATATTTACTTTAGCCATGATCAATTGCAAGAAATAGCTTCTTACTTTTGTGAACATAATGTTATATTTAATATAAAAAAGCTTAAGTCTGGAAATATAAATAATACATATTTAGTATCGCCAACACCTAAAGATAATAATAGTAGTTTTATTTTGCAATTAATAAACCCTTTGGTTTTTCAAAAACCAGAAATGATTATTGATAACTATTTAATATTCTTGGATATTATTGATAACCATATTGATTCATCTTCAAATCCTACTTCTTCTGATTTTTTACTTTTCCCTGAACTATTACCTAATTTAGATAATGGTAAATATTTTCTTAAATATAAAACAAATATTTGGAGGGGCATTCATTATATACAGAATACGCTTACCATTGAATCAATTACTTCCACAAGACAAGCAGAGAATTTGGGAAATTCTCTTAATGTATTTCATAGATTAACTAGAGAATTTCCACTAGATAGACTTTTTCGAGTTATAGAAAATTTCCATAATATTGATTATTACTTATATGAGTATGATCAAATGCATAATTCTTCTCAACTGAAATTTATATTACAATCTAACTTGTTTGTCAGAGTTAGTAAAATAGCAGCCTTTATTATAGAAAATCGGACTAAATATACAAGTTTAGTTGAATTGGGTAAGAAGGAAAATCTATCTTATGGTCTAATACATGGGGATACAAAAATAACCAACTATCTTTTCAATAAATCAGATGAATCCGTTAAATCTATAATTGATCTTGATACCATTCAAGAAGGGTACTTGATCCTTGACCTTGCTGATTGTCTTCGTTCGATCTGTAATAAAGTAGGCGAAGACACTTTGAATATCGAGTTAGTAGACTTTGATTTAGACATCTTTGAATCCTTTTTAAGAGGATATATAGCCTCCCCTGGCCAACGTTTGAATTCGGCCGACTTAATTCATATACCTTATTTTGTTTCCTATATTTGCTTTGAACTTTGTTTAAGGTTTTTTACTGATTTCCTAAAGGGGAGCAATTATTTTAAAGCTGATTTCTCAACCCAAAATTTGCTTAGAGCTGAAGTGCAAATTAAATTGCTTAAACTGCTTGAGATGAAAAATGACTCGTTGATGAAAATTATAAATGGATTCAAGAATCTCTTTCAGTAGTCAGCTTACCCAAACTTATTTCCTAATATGACTTAAATATGTACATTCATCTTCTTTTCCTATTACTCTTTATAAGATAAACATTTTCTCTTTTAGCAGTGTCAAAGGAATTAACTCACAGAGGTCATGAACTTAAAGAGCTTGGTTGGTCTGAGCAAGATATTTTTCGTTATATCGAGCTTTGGGATTATAGACAACGTTGGGGAGCTATAAATCTCGAAAGAGATGATAGGCTATTTTTACGCAAAGCCGAATCCGCTCTACCAAAGATCCAAACGCAAAAGGTTTCAGTAAAAAAACCTTTAAAAGAAAAGAATTATTACACTAGAATTCTTTTTTTCTTAGATACCATGAATACCATGGAGAAAGAGTTAGATGTCCCTAAAGGTACAAAGGGTCTTTGGACAATATTGCTTGAAGAAGAGTTAAGACTCCTAGATTACTTTCAACCTGTTTTAGGCTTGCCAGATACTCTAAAAGCCAAAGCTTTCAATCCCTTTAGAGAGCAATTTATTTCTTCTGCTCTTGAGAGTTATAAAAAAGATACAGAGATGAGAGAGTTTGATTTTAATGTATTAACTTCTTCTTTAGAAGAAAAAAGTAATAAGAAGTGCTTACCTCTTAGAGAAGATAAATATATTAATGAAAAATCATATCCTCTTATAAAAAAAGATAAGGTTGAAATCTTAAGGAAACAAGTAAGAGAGCAATTCGCACCTTTAGTTAGGACTACCCTTCCTTCCTTATCAGAGTCAGATAAACCTAATCCTCCAGAAGATTGGATACCAGAATCAAATTCTTGAGCTAGAAAGGAATATAGATAGCTAAAACTCATTGACATCTCATCATTTCGAAA is part of the Prochlorococcus marinus str. MIT 0919 genome and harbors:
- the stpA gene encoding glucosylglycerol 3-phosphatase, with the translated sequence MEVKEKKKLSLLRELQRLEYILIVQDIDGVCIPLVKDPLKRVINKDYVQAVSKFRNEFAVLTCGEHEGFRGVNRIIERSIGSKKGAKEKGLYLPGLAACGVEYQNKFGESSCQGISEEEKFFLEEIPRTMKKLMYQELNILMPSLDANDLHKEAEKAICDTRFSPAINLNSLFNLVPNQVDMQIKLQKAMESVMAKVMEEAKHKGLEDSFHLHISPNLGRNGKKEIIKYSKSGDIGTTDIQIIINGALKEAGLLVLLNKFFQQVYKRSPFGENYNVRFAPDNVEECVREAINKIPKKFMPTIIGVGDTITSNKSSSERKWLRGGSDRGFLTLIQRLGEEFQTQNKIIFVDSSHGEVERPSSSISLEGITDAEDPLKFDVIMSGGHNEYIEWVINLAKRRYEKFNT
- a CDS encoding phosphotransferase enzyme family protein yields the protein MIDNIYFSHDQLQEIASYFCEHNVIFNIKKLKSGNINNTYLVSPTPKDNNSSFILQLINPLVFQKPEMIIDNYLIFLDIIDNHIDSSSNPTSSDFLLFPELLPNLDNGKYFLKYKTNIWRGIHYIQNTLTIESITSTRQAENLGNSLNVFHRLTREFPLDRLFRVIENFHNIDYYLYEYDQMHNSSQLKFILQSNLFVRVSKIAAFIIENRTKYTSLVELGKKENLSYGLIHGDTKITNYLFNKSDESVKSIIDLDTIQEGYLILDLADCLRSICNKVGEDTLNIELVDFDLDIFESFLRGYIASPGQRLNSADLIHIPYFVSYICFELCLRFFTDFLKGSNYFKADFSTQNLLRAEVQIKLLKLLEMKNDSLMKIINGFKNLFQ